One window of Streptomyces sp. SUK 48 genomic DNA carries:
- a CDS encoding tetratricopeptide repeat protein, with translation MGTNEPNTGLERLFRETGWTLRQCAQAINRVGTERGTPKQYRAPSVHQWLSGSVPRDDARPLILEALARKLGRPVTYAEVGFPAPGSGTEATPFSAVDGIIDLGRLDMDPSRRSVLSAALFSVALAVPEWPDVVGRMEAAQRGMRTRLGMSDVHTVSAMTEQLSSMDDQFGGRTARPLAATFLVNTVAPFLRTDGPEDVRKAMMSAASDLCYLTGYMAVDEGLHGLAQRYYLKALELAGAAEDHLTYCTTLRGMSVQAVDLGQGPMAMRLADAAAASSPQAGPRMRAFLVGQQAHAAAQIGDRRSARMYLQEAEVAMDKAESRGKVFGSYDPASLNYHTSQVRYEMGDVQGAVAAMQEADRLRYSIYRRTRVKERAILAERQLVVGHLEAACKTWGLALDDYPLVNSGRIDKRMTDMFNLIRPHSRNHEAQALYERARTVVRPELVPA, from the coding sequence GTGGGCACCAACGAGCCGAACACAGGACTTGAGCGGCTGTTCCGCGAGACCGGGTGGACTCTGCGGCAGTGTGCGCAAGCGATCAACCGGGTTGGGACCGAACGCGGTACCCCGAAGCAGTACCGTGCACCTTCCGTTCACCAGTGGTTGAGCGGGAGCGTGCCGCGCGATGATGCCCGGCCGCTGATCTTGGAAGCGCTCGCTCGCAAGCTCGGGCGACCCGTCACATACGCAGAAGTTGGCTTCCCGGCCCCTGGCAGCGGGACGGAGGCGACGCCATTCAGCGCGGTTGACGGGATCATTGATCTTGGAAGGCTGGACATGGACCCTTCCCGCCGTAGCGTGCTGAGCGCCGCTCTGTTCTCCGTCGCGTTGGCTGTGCCTGAGTGGCCGGACGTAGTGGGGCGTATGGAAGCTGCTCAGAGAGGCATGCGAACCCGCCTCGGGATGTCCGACGTGCACACGGTCTCAGCAATGACCGAACAGCTCTCATCTATGGATGACCAGTTCGGAGGCCGGACCGCTCGCCCCCTTGCCGCAACGTTCTTGGTGAACACTGTGGCTCCCTTCCTGCGGACGGACGGGCCCGAGGATGTGCGGAAGGCCATGATGTCCGCTGCATCCGATCTCTGTTACCTGACCGGATACATGGCGGTTGATGAAGGGTTGCACGGGCTCGCGCAGCGGTACTACTTGAAAGCACTAGAGCTTGCGGGAGCGGCGGAAGATCACTTGACGTACTGCACCACGCTCCGGGGCATGAGCGTGCAGGCGGTCGATCTAGGGCAAGGGCCGATGGCTATGCGGCTTGCGGATGCTGCGGCGGCTTCCTCTCCGCAAGCCGGTCCGCGGATGCGCGCCTTCCTCGTCGGCCAGCAGGCCCATGCAGCCGCACAGATCGGAGACCGACGGTCCGCGCGCATGTACTTGCAGGAAGCCGAAGTTGCGATGGACAAGGCAGAGTCCCGAGGGAAAGTGTTCGGTTCGTACGACCCCGCATCGCTCAACTACCACACAAGTCAAGTGCGTTACGAAATGGGTGACGTGCAAGGGGCGGTTGCCGCCATGCAGGAAGCGGACCGGCTTCGGTACAGCATCTATCGGCGCACACGCGTCAAGGAACGGGCGATCCTCGCCGAGCGGCAACTAGTCGTTGGGCATTTAGAAGCCGCATGCAAGACGTGGGGACTCGCATTGGACGACTACCCGCTGGTCAACTCGGGCCGGATCGACAAGCGGATGACAGACATGTTCAACCTGATTCGCCCGCACTCCCGTAACCATGAGGCCCAAGCTCTGTACGAGCGTGCCCGTACGGTTGTCCGACCCGAACTGGTCCCGGCCTAG